Proteins encoded in a region of the Thunnus maccoyii chromosome 4, fThuMac1.1, whole genome shotgun sequence genome:
- the LOC121896051 gene encoding RNA-binding protein 39-like isoform X1 translates to MADDFDVEAMLEAPYRKTSLMISHLYSHEFIFDSTVNCEKKDEIKSSHANGHDDQHKKKRRSRSRSRSPGSRKKRSRSKDKKKSKKRSRSRERKRSRSKERHRSRSRSKERSGRYRARRSPVRKRSKSRSPFKKEKSPIRQPIDNLTPEERDARTVFCMQLAARIRARDLEDFFSAVGKVRDVRMISDRNSRRSKGIAYIEFVEASSVPLAIGLTGQRLLGVPIIVQASQAEKNRAAAAANNLQKGSSGPMRLYVGSLHFNITEEMLRGIFEPFGKIEGIQLMMDSETGRSKGYGFISFSDAECAKKALEQLNGFELAGRPMKVGHVTERSDSSTASSFLDNDELERTGIDLGTTGRLQLMARLAEGTGLKIPPAAQQALQMTGSIPFGNIAATTAVPTPAPSQALNLPSQPLATHCLQLSNLFNPQSENDPSWAIEIQDDVIEECNKHGGIVHIYVDKNSAQGNVYVKCPSIPAAMATVNALHGRWFAGKMITAAYVPLPTYHNLFPDSVTAKQLLMPARR, encoded by the exons ATGGCTGATGATTTTGACGTTGAGGCCATGCTGGAGGCTCCATACCGAAAG ACTTCCCTAATGATATCTCACCTCTACTCCCATGAATTCATCTTTGATTCCACTGTGAACTGTGAAAAAAAG GATGAGATCAAGTCCTCTCATGCAAACGGACATGACGACCAACACAAGAA GAAAAGGAGGAGCCGAAGCAGGAGCCGGAGCCCAGGCTCTaggaagaaaagaagcagaagcaaagacaaaaagaagagcaagaagaggagcaggagcagagaaagaaaacgAAGCCGCAGCAAAGAGCGTCATCGCAGCCGCTCCCGAAGCAAAGAACGTTCTGGGCGGTACAGAGCACGCAGGAGCCCTGT cCGGAAACGTTCCAAAAGTCGCAGCCCCTTCAAAAAAGAGAAGAGTCCCATCAG gcAACCAATTGACAATCTAACACCAGAAGAGAGGGATGCCCGCACAGTTTTCTGCATGCAGCTCGCTGCTAGAATTAGAGCTCGAGACCTGGAGGATTTCTTCTCAGCTGTTGGAAAA GTAAGAGATGTGAGAATGATCTCTGACAGAAACTCCAGGAGATCAAAGGGCATTGCATACATTGAGTTTGTGGAGGCTTCCTCAGTACCGCTGGCAATCGGACTGACTGGCCAGCGGCTTTTAGGCGTGCCCATCATCGTCCAGGCCTCTCAG GCAGAGAAAAatagagctgcagctgctgccaaTAATCTACAGAAGGGCAGCTCAGGTCCGATGCGGCTGTATGTTGGCTCTCTGCACTTCAACATTACTGAAGAAATGCTTCGAGGGATCTTTGAGCCTTTTGGAAAG ATTGAAGGAATACAGCTGATGATGGACAGTGAAACTGGACGGTCCAAAGGATATGGCTTCATATCG ttttcagaTGCAGAGTGTGCGAAAAAGGCCTTGGAGCAACTAAACGGCTTTGAGCTGGCCGGGCGTCCGATGAAGGTGGGGCACGTTACAGAGCGCTCAGATTCATCGACAGCCAGCTCGTTCCTGGACAATGACGAATTAGAGAGGACTGGCATCGACCTCGGCACCACAGGGCGTCTACAGCTCATGGCTCGTCTAGCAGAAG gaaCTGGTCTGAAGATTCctcctgcagctcagcaggcTCTACAGATGACTGGGTCCATACCCTTCGGAAACATAGCCGCCACAACAG CTGTTCCAACCCCAGCTCCAAGCCAAGCCTTGAACCTCCCATCACAGCCGCTGGCCACACACTGCCTTCAGCTGTCCAACCTGTTCAACCCACAATC ggaaAACGATCCCAGCTGGGCCATCGAGATCCAAGATGATGTCATCGAGGAGTGCAACAAACATGGCGGAATCGTTCACATTTATGTCGATAAGAACTCTGCTCAA GGTAACGTGTATGTGAAGTGCCCCTCAATACCAGCAGCGATGGCAACTGTAAACGCTCTTCATGGCCGCTGGTTTGCAG GCAAAATGATAACAGCCGCCTACGTTCCCTTACCGACCTACCACAACCTTTTCCCTGATTCAGTGACGGCAAAGCAACTTCTAATGCCGGCACGTCGATAG
- the LOC121896051 gene encoding RNA-binding protein 39-like isoform X2, which produces MADDFDVEAMLEAPYRKDEIKSSHANGHDDQHKKKRRSRSRSRSPGSRKKRSRSKDKKKSKKRSRSRERKRSRSKERHRSRSRSKERSGRYRARRSPVRKRSKSRSPFKKEKSPIRQPIDNLTPEERDARTVFCMQLAARIRARDLEDFFSAVGKVRDVRMISDRNSRRSKGIAYIEFVEASSVPLAIGLTGQRLLGVPIIVQASQAEKNRAAAAANNLQKGSSGPMRLYVGSLHFNITEEMLRGIFEPFGKIEGIQLMMDSETGRSKGYGFISFSDAECAKKALEQLNGFELAGRPMKVGHVTERSDSSTASSFLDNDELERTGIDLGTTGRLQLMARLAEGTGLKIPPAAQQALQMTGSIPFGNIAATTAVPTPAPSQALNLPSQPLATHCLQLSNLFNPQSENDPSWAIEIQDDVIEECNKHGGIVHIYVDKNSAQGNVYVKCPSIPAAMATVNALHGRWFAGKMITAAYVPLPTYHNLFPDSVTAKQLLMPARR; this is translated from the exons ATGGCTGATGATTTTGACGTTGAGGCCATGCTGGAGGCTCCATACCGAAAG GATGAGATCAAGTCCTCTCATGCAAACGGACATGACGACCAACACAAGAA GAAAAGGAGGAGCCGAAGCAGGAGCCGGAGCCCAGGCTCTaggaagaaaagaagcagaagcaaagacaaaaagaagagcaagaagaggagcaggagcagagaaagaaaacgAAGCCGCAGCAAAGAGCGTCATCGCAGCCGCTCCCGAAGCAAAGAACGTTCTGGGCGGTACAGAGCACGCAGGAGCCCTGT cCGGAAACGTTCCAAAAGTCGCAGCCCCTTCAAAAAAGAGAAGAGTCCCATCAG gcAACCAATTGACAATCTAACACCAGAAGAGAGGGATGCCCGCACAGTTTTCTGCATGCAGCTCGCTGCTAGAATTAGAGCTCGAGACCTGGAGGATTTCTTCTCAGCTGTTGGAAAA GTAAGAGATGTGAGAATGATCTCTGACAGAAACTCCAGGAGATCAAAGGGCATTGCATACATTGAGTTTGTGGAGGCTTCCTCAGTACCGCTGGCAATCGGACTGACTGGCCAGCGGCTTTTAGGCGTGCCCATCATCGTCCAGGCCTCTCAG GCAGAGAAAAatagagctgcagctgctgccaaTAATCTACAGAAGGGCAGCTCAGGTCCGATGCGGCTGTATGTTGGCTCTCTGCACTTCAACATTACTGAAGAAATGCTTCGAGGGATCTTTGAGCCTTTTGGAAAG ATTGAAGGAATACAGCTGATGATGGACAGTGAAACTGGACGGTCCAAAGGATATGGCTTCATATCG ttttcagaTGCAGAGTGTGCGAAAAAGGCCTTGGAGCAACTAAACGGCTTTGAGCTGGCCGGGCGTCCGATGAAGGTGGGGCACGTTACAGAGCGCTCAGATTCATCGACAGCCAGCTCGTTCCTGGACAATGACGAATTAGAGAGGACTGGCATCGACCTCGGCACCACAGGGCGTCTACAGCTCATGGCTCGTCTAGCAGAAG gaaCTGGTCTGAAGATTCctcctgcagctcagcaggcTCTACAGATGACTGGGTCCATACCCTTCGGAAACATAGCCGCCACAACAG CTGTTCCAACCCCAGCTCCAAGCCAAGCCTTGAACCTCCCATCACAGCCGCTGGCCACACACTGCCTTCAGCTGTCCAACCTGTTCAACCCACAATC ggaaAACGATCCCAGCTGGGCCATCGAGATCCAAGATGATGTCATCGAGGAGTGCAACAAACATGGCGGAATCGTTCACATTTATGTCGATAAGAACTCTGCTCAA GGTAACGTGTATGTGAAGTGCCCCTCAATACCAGCAGCGATGGCAACTGTAAACGCTCTTCATGGCCGCTGGTTTGCAG GCAAAATGATAACAGCCGCCTACGTTCCCTTACCGACCTACCACAACCTTTTCCCTGATTCAGTGACGGCAAAGCAACTTCTAATGCCGGCACGTCGATAG
- the rh50 gene encoding rh50-like protein — protein sequence MKTRSTSLRVRLPVFVFVTEVVIVALYAIFVTYDDHADAKFQTNQTNPLDNAMYRDYPFFTDIQVMIFLGFGCLLAFFRLYGFGGMVFNFLTATFAIQWAILVQGYFQFSHDGKIHLGVINLINAEFACAVVLISFGAVLGKTSPLQLLVMALLEVPVFAVTEWAVLKYLKINDAGGSILIHLFACYFGLGVTFVLYRPRLNEGHAKENTSYQSDMLSVMGTLFLWVFWPSFNSALTLKGDDQHRAILHTFIGLSASTLTAFALSAMLNKNGKLTMADVQNVTLAGGVTVGASVDMMISPAAAYALGMMGCIACMLGYKYLSPFLAQRLKIQDQCGIHNLHGLTGLISCAAGICAILMASEEVYGPSLYEIFSHRAPVEGDPKLLELQMLIPSLQPGLGRTAREQALFQVAAIFSTIGVSAIGGVLTGFILKLSYLAPPSDDSCFDDELFFDVPSDYDATLNNSITTEDSAA from the coding sequence ATGAAGACACGCTCGACCAGCCTCCGAGTGAGGttacctgtgtttgtgtttgtcacagAGGTGGTTATTGTTGCCCTTTATGCCATCTTTGTCACCTACGATGACCATGCTGATGCCAAATTTCAAACCAACCAAACTAACCCCTTGGACAATGCAATGTACAGGGACTACCCTTTTTTTACGGACATACAGGTGATGATATTCCTCGGCTTTGGGTGCCTCCTGGCATTTTTCCGCCTCTATGGCTTTGGCGGGATGGTTTTTAACTTCCTCACTGCTACTTTTGCCATCCAGTGGGCCATTCTAGTGCAGGGCTACTTCCAGTTCAGCCATGACGGTAAGATCCACCTTGGAGTGATCAACCTCATAAATGCAGAGTTCGCCTGCGCTGTGGTGCTGATTTCTTTCGGGGCAGTGCTTGGGAAGACGAGTCCATTGCAGTTGCTGGTCATGGCTCTGCTGGAAGTGCCGGTGTTTGCAGTCACAGAATGGGCCGTGCTGAAGTACCTGAAGATAAACGATGCAGGAGGGTCTATTCTGATTCACCTCTTTGCCTGTTATTTTGGCTTGGGTGTCACTTTTGTGTTGTACAGGCCTCGGTTAAATGAAGGCCACGCTAAGGAGAACACCAGCTACCAGTCTGACATGCTGTCTGTGATGGGCACCTTGTTCCTCTGGGTGTTCTGGCCCTCCTTCAACTCGGCGTTAACCCTGAAAGGAGACGACCAGCACAGGGCCATCCTCCACACCTTCATCGGCCTCAGTGCCTCCACGCTCACAGCCTTCGCTCTCTCTGCGATGCTCAACAAAAACGGGAAGCTCACCATGGCCGATGTTCAGAATGTCACCCTGGCTGGAGGCGTGACGGTCGGCGCATCTGTGGATATGATGATATCGCCTGCAGCTGCGTATGCTCTGGGTATGATGGGCTGCATTGCATGCATGCTGGGCTACAAGTACTTGAGCCCCTTCCTGGCACAGCGCCTCAAGATCCAGGATCAATGTGGAATACACAACTTGCACGGTCTAACGGGACTGATATCTTGTGCTGCAGGGATATGCGCTATACTGATGGCTAGTGAGGAAGTTTATGGCCCCAGTTTGTATGAGATCTTTTCCCACAGAGCACCTGTGGAAGGGGACCCGAAGCTGCTTGAGCTCCAGATGTTGATTCCCAGTTTACAGCCGGGCTTAGGAAGGACTGCTCGCGAACAGGCTCTCTTCCAGGTTGCAGCTATTTTCTCCACCATAGGAGTGTCAGCGATAGGAGGTGTCCTTACAGGCTTCATCTTGAAGCTGTCATACCTCGCACCACCATCCGACGATTCGTGTTTTGACGACGAGTTGTTTTTTGATGTTCCATCGGACTATGATGCAACACTCAATAACTCCATTACAACAGAGGACTCTGCTGCCTGA
- the slc12a5b gene encoding solute carrier family 12 member 5b isoform X1 translates to MALFEEEMDTSPMVSSLLSSLANYSNLPTGSKEHEEAENNEEGARPSKKPVTAPQLGTLMGVYLPCIQNIFGVILFLRMTWMVGIGGVFGSFIIVFMCCSTTMLTAISMSAIATNGVVPAGGSYYMISRSLGPEFGGAVGICFYLGTTFAGAMYILGCIEILLIYIIPQAAIFKIEGLEGPEAELALLNNMRVYGTIVLSFMALVVFVGVKYVNKLALVFLACVILSILAVYAGVIKTAIDPPVFPVCILGNRTLLSKSYDVCAKVIEIDNDTVTTKLWRSFCDSDSLNATCDEYFINNNVTEIQGIPGVTSGILAENLFGNYLEKGMLLEKRGIASDADPDSPVTNSNRYVLADITSFFTLLVGIYFPSVTGIMAGSNRSGDLRDAQKSIPIGTIAAITTTSTVYMSCVVLFGACIEGVVLRDKFGEGVNGNLVIGTLAWPSPWVIVFGSFFSTCGAGLQSLTGAPRLLQAISRDGIIPFLRVFGHGKANGEPTWALLLTACICEIGIIIASLDAVAPILSMFFLMCYMFVNLACALQTLLRTPNWRPRFKFYHWALSFLGMSLCLSLMFICSWYYAIVAMGIATCIYKYIEFCGAEKEWGDGIRGISLSAARFALMRLEEGPPHTKNWRPQILVLVSVDAEQNVEQPRLLSLTNQLKAGKGLTIVGTSVQGTFLDNYTEAQRADQSLRKLMETEKVKGFSQVVISSNLRDATSHLIQVGGLGGLKHNTVMVSWPRNWKQPEYHQQFRNFIEVVRETTVASLALLVPKNISSYPSNGERFTEGHIDVWWIVHDGGMLMLLPFLLRQHKVWRKCKMRIFTVAELDDNSIQMKKDLITFLYHLRIDAAVEVVEMHDSDISAYTYEKTLVMEQRSQILKQMHLTKNEMEREIQSITDSSRGSIRRKNSSAVRSLHSADEGASVAERPEEESVAVSNPKQVQLIHSKNTSIPASPTSPTSPVAPAGGAATWTDNKGADKGKNLTAANVEAGKDLFNMKPEWENLNQTDVRRMHTAMRLNEVILKKSREAKLVLLNMPGPPKNRVGNENYMEFLEVLTEGLNRVLLVRGGGREVITIYS, encoded by the exons GCTCCACAGCTCGGCACTCTGATGGGAGTGTACTTGCCGTGTATCCAGAATATTTTTGGCGTGATCCTCTTCCTGCGGATGACCTGGATGGTCGGGATTGGAGGCGTCTTTGGTTCCTTCATAATTGTCTTCATGTGTTGTTCCACA ACTATGCTCACAGCCATTTCCATGAGTGCCATTGCAACAAATGGAGTCGTTCCAG CTGGAGGTTCATATTACATGATCTCTCGCTCCCTGGGGCCGGAgtttggtggagctgttggGATCTGCTTCTACTTAGGCACCACTTTTGCAGGTGCCATGTACATTCTTGGCTGTATTGAAATTCTGCTG ATTTACATCATTCCTCAGGCAGCCATCTTCAAGATTGAGGGCCTGGAGGGGCCGGAGGCAGAGCTTGCTCTCCTGAATAACATGCGGGTGTACGGCACCATTGTATTGAGTTTTATGGCACTGGTGGTGTTTGTGGGGGTGAAATATGTTAACAAGCTGGCGCTGGTCTTCCTGGCCTGTGTTATCCTCTCCATCCTGGCTGTCTACGCTGGAGTCATCAAGACTGCCATCGACCCCCCTGTCTTCCC CGTCTGCATTCTGGGAAATCGAACTCTTCTCTCTAAAAGCTATGACGTCTGTGCAAAGGTCATCGAAATAGACAATGACACCGTCACCACCAAACTGTGGAGGTCCTTCTGTGATTCTGACTCTCTCAACGCCACTTGTGATGAATACTTCATCAATAACAATGTCACAGAGATACAGGGCATCCCCGGGGTCACTAGTGGCATCCTGGCAG AAAACCTGTTTGGTAACTACCTGGAAAAAGGGATGTTACTGGAGAAGCGTGGAATTGCATCAGACGCGGATCCAGACAGTCCCGTAACCAACTCCAACCGCTACGTCCTGGCTGACATCACCAGCTTCTTCACCCTGCTGGTGGGGATATACTTCCCGTCTGTCACAG GTATCATGGCGGGCTCCAACCGCTCTGGAGACCTGCGTGATGCTCAGAAGTCGATACCCATCGGCACCATTGCAGCCATCACCACCACATCTACTGTGT ACATGTCCTGTGTGGTGCTGTTTGGTGCCTGTATAGAAGGAGTAGTCCTAAGAGACAA GTTTGGTGAAGGGGTCAATGGTAATCTGGTGATTGGGACTCTGGCATGGCCGTCCCCGTGGGTCATTGTGTTTGGCTCTTTCTTTTCCACCTGTGGAGCGGGGCTTCAGAGTCTGACTGGAGCTCCACGTCTCCTACAGGCCATCTCAAGGGACGGCATCATCCCATTTCTTAGA gtgTTCGGACATGGCAAAGCCAACGGGGAGCCCACCTGGGCCCTCCTGCTTACAGCTTGCATCTGTGAGATTGGCATCATCATTGCCTCTCTGGATGCAGTAGCACCCATCCTCTCCAT GTTCTTCTTGATGTGCTATATGTTTGTCAATCTTGCCTGTGCACTGCAGACTTTACTGAGGACACCAAACTGGAGGCCGCGCTTCAAGTTCTACCACTG GGCTCTGTCTTTCCTGGGTATGAGTTTGTGCCTGTCGCTTATGTTCATCTGTTCCTGGTATTACGCAATAGTCGCCATGGGCATCGCCACCTGCATCTACAAATACATTGAGTTCTGTGG AGCTGAGAAGGAATGGGGCGATGGGATACGTGGCATCTCTCTCAGCGCTGCACGATTCGCTCTCATGAGGCTGGAGGAGGGACCGCCACACACCAAGAACTGGAG GCCTCAGATCCTGGTTCTGGTGAGTGTGGATGCTGAGCAGAACGTGGAGCAGCCTCGTCTGCTTTCTCTGACCAATCAGTTGAAAGCAGGGAAGGGTCTCACCATCGTTGGCACCTCAGTCCAAGGAACCTTCCTCGACAACTATACTGAGGCTCAGAGGGCAGACCAG TCTTTGCGTAAGTTGATGGAGACAGAGAAGGTGAAGGGCTTCTCTCAGGTGGTCATCTCCTCGAATCTGAGAGATGCGACGTCCCACCTGATCCAAGTCGGAGGACTGGGAGGTCTGAAGCACAACACTGTGATGGTCAGCTGGCCTCGTAACTGGAAACAGCCCGAGTACCACCAGCAATTTAGGAACTTTATCG AGGTGGTCAGAGAGACGACTGTGGCCAGTCTGGCCTTGTTGGTTCCTAAGAACATCTCCAGCTACCCGTCCAACGGTGAGCGCTTCACTGAAGGCCACATAGATGTGTGGTGGATTGTCCACGATGGAGGCATGCTGATGCTTCTGCCCTTCCTGCTGCGCCAGCACAAG GTGTGGAGGAAGTGCAAGATGCGCATTTTCACTGTGGCTGAGCTGGATGACAATAGTATCCAGATGAAGAAAGACCTCATCACCTTCCTTTATCACCTGCGTATAGATGCTGCAGTGGAAGTAGTGGAGATG CATGACAGTGACATCTCAGCCTACACCTATGAAAAGACACTGGTAATGGAACAACGCTCACAGATCCTCAAACAAATGCATCTGACCAAgaatgagatggagagagag ATCCAGAGCATTACAGATTCATCCCGTGGGTCCATCCGACGCAAAAACTCGTCTGCTGTGCGCTCCCTACACAGCGCTGACGAAGGAGCCAGCGTGGCAGAAAGACCAGAAGAGGAG TCTGTGGCTGTCTCCAACCCAAAACAGGTTCAGCTGATCCACAGTAAGAACACCTCCATACCTGCCAGCCCCACAAGCCCAACATCCCCCGTTGCGCCTGCAGGGGGTGCTGCCACCTGGACGGACAACAAGGGTGCAGACAAAGGGAAGAACCTGACAGCAGCAAATGTTGAGGCAGGCAAAGACCTCTTCAACATGAAGCC GGAATGGGAGAACTT GAACCAGACAGACGTGAGGCGCATGCACACAGCGATGCGACTCAATGAGGTCATCTTGAAGAAGTCCAGGGAGGCAAAACTCGTCCTGCTTAACATGCCTGGACCACCCAAGAACCGTGTTGGCAATGAAAATT ACATGGAGTTCCTCGAGGTGCTCACTGAAGGTCTCAATCGGGTCCTCCTGGTGCGCGGAGGCGGACGTGAGGTCATCACCATCTACTCCTGA
- the slc12a5b gene encoding solute carrier family 12 member 5b isoform X2 — protein MALFEEEMDTSPMVSSLLSSLANYSNLPTGSKEHEEAENNEEGARPSKKPVTAPQLGTLMGVYLPCIQNIFGVILFLRMTWMVGIGGVFGSFIIVFMCCSTTMLTAISMSAIATNGVVPAGGSYYMISRSLGPEFGGAVGICFYLGTTFAGAMYILGCIEILLIYIIPQAAIFKIEGLEGPEAELALLNNMRVYGTIVLSFMALVVFVGVKYVNKLALVFLACVILSILAVYAGVIKTAIDPPVFPVCILGNRTLLSKSYDVCAKVIEIDNDTVTTKLWRSFCDSDSLNATCDEYFINNNVTEIQGIPGVTSGILAENLFGNYLEKGMLLEKRGIASDADPDSPVTNSNRYVLADITSFFTLLVGIYFPSVTGIMAGSNRSGDLRDAQKSIPIGTIAAITTTSTVYMSCVVLFGACIEGVVLRDKFGEGVNGNLVIGTLAWPSPWVIVFGSFFSTCGAGLQSLTGAPRLLQAISRDGIIPFLRVFGHGKANGEPTWALLLTACICEIGIIIASLDAVAPILSMFFLMCYMFVNLACALQTLLRTPNWRPRFKFYHWALSFLGMSLCLSLMFICSWYYAIVAMGIATCIYKYIEFCGAEKEWGDGIRGISLSAARFALMRLEEGPPHTKNWRPQILVLVSVDAEQNVEQPRLLSLTNQLKAGKGLTIVGTSVQGTFLDNYTEAQRADQSLRKLMETEKVKGFSQVVISSNLRDATSHLIQVGGLGGLKHNTVMVSWPRNWKQPEYHQQFRNFIEVVRETTVASLALLVPKNISSYPSNGERFTEGHIDVWWIVHDGGMLMLLPFLLRQHKVWRKCKMRIFTVAELDDNSIQMKKDLITFLYHLRIDAAVEVVEMHDSDISAYTYEKTLVMEQRSQILKQMHLTKNEMEREIQSITDSSRGSIRRKNSSAVRSLHSADEGASVAERPEEEVQLIHSKNTSIPASPTSPTSPVAPAGGAATWTDNKGADKGKNLTAANVEAGKDLFNMKPEWENLNQTDVRRMHTAMRLNEVILKKSREAKLVLLNMPGPPKNRVGNENYMEFLEVLTEGLNRVLLVRGGGREVITIYS, from the exons GCTCCACAGCTCGGCACTCTGATGGGAGTGTACTTGCCGTGTATCCAGAATATTTTTGGCGTGATCCTCTTCCTGCGGATGACCTGGATGGTCGGGATTGGAGGCGTCTTTGGTTCCTTCATAATTGTCTTCATGTGTTGTTCCACA ACTATGCTCACAGCCATTTCCATGAGTGCCATTGCAACAAATGGAGTCGTTCCAG CTGGAGGTTCATATTACATGATCTCTCGCTCCCTGGGGCCGGAgtttggtggagctgttggGATCTGCTTCTACTTAGGCACCACTTTTGCAGGTGCCATGTACATTCTTGGCTGTATTGAAATTCTGCTG ATTTACATCATTCCTCAGGCAGCCATCTTCAAGATTGAGGGCCTGGAGGGGCCGGAGGCAGAGCTTGCTCTCCTGAATAACATGCGGGTGTACGGCACCATTGTATTGAGTTTTATGGCACTGGTGGTGTTTGTGGGGGTGAAATATGTTAACAAGCTGGCGCTGGTCTTCCTGGCCTGTGTTATCCTCTCCATCCTGGCTGTCTACGCTGGAGTCATCAAGACTGCCATCGACCCCCCTGTCTTCCC CGTCTGCATTCTGGGAAATCGAACTCTTCTCTCTAAAAGCTATGACGTCTGTGCAAAGGTCATCGAAATAGACAATGACACCGTCACCACCAAACTGTGGAGGTCCTTCTGTGATTCTGACTCTCTCAACGCCACTTGTGATGAATACTTCATCAATAACAATGTCACAGAGATACAGGGCATCCCCGGGGTCACTAGTGGCATCCTGGCAG AAAACCTGTTTGGTAACTACCTGGAAAAAGGGATGTTACTGGAGAAGCGTGGAATTGCATCAGACGCGGATCCAGACAGTCCCGTAACCAACTCCAACCGCTACGTCCTGGCTGACATCACCAGCTTCTTCACCCTGCTGGTGGGGATATACTTCCCGTCTGTCACAG GTATCATGGCGGGCTCCAACCGCTCTGGAGACCTGCGTGATGCTCAGAAGTCGATACCCATCGGCACCATTGCAGCCATCACCACCACATCTACTGTGT ACATGTCCTGTGTGGTGCTGTTTGGTGCCTGTATAGAAGGAGTAGTCCTAAGAGACAA GTTTGGTGAAGGGGTCAATGGTAATCTGGTGATTGGGACTCTGGCATGGCCGTCCCCGTGGGTCATTGTGTTTGGCTCTTTCTTTTCCACCTGTGGAGCGGGGCTTCAGAGTCTGACTGGAGCTCCACGTCTCCTACAGGCCATCTCAAGGGACGGCATCATCCCATTTCTTAGA gtgTTCGGACATGGCAAAGCCAACGGGGAGCCCACCTGGGCCCTCCTGCTTACAGCTTGCATCTGTGAGATTGGCATCATCATTGCCTCTCTGGATGCAGTAGCACCCATCCTCTCCAT GTTCTTCTTGATGTGCTATATGTTTGTCAATCTTGCCTGTGCACTGCAGACTTTACTGAGGACACCAAACTGGAGGCCGCGCTTCAAGTTCTACCACTG GGCTCTGTCTTTCCTGGGTATGAGTTTGTGCCTGTCGCTTATGTTCATCTGTTCCTGGTATTACGCAATAGTCGCCATGGGCATCGCCACCTGCATCTACAAATACATTGAGTTCTGTGG AGCTGAGAAGGAATGGGGCGATGGGATACGTGGCATCTCTCTCAGCGCTGCACGATTCGCTCTCATGAGGCTGGAGGAGGGACCGCCACACACCAAGAACTGGAG GCCTCAGATCCTGGTTCTGGTGAGTGTGGATGCTGAGCAGAACGTGGAGCAGCCTCGTCTGCTTTCTCTGACCAATCAGTTGAAAGCAGGGAAGGGTCTCACCATCGTTGGCACCTCAGTCCAAGGAACCTTCCTCGACAACTATACTGAGGCTCAGAGGGCAGACCAG TCTTTGCGTAAGTTGATGGAGACAGAGAAGGTGAAGGGCTTCTCTCAGGTGGTCATCTCCTCGAATCTGAGAGATGCGACGTCCCACCTGATCCAAGTCGGAGGACTGGGAGGTCTGAAGCACAACACTGTGATGGTCAGCTGGCCTCGTAACTGGAAACAGCCCGAGTACCACCAGCAATTTAGGAACTTTATCG AGGTGGTCAGAGAGACGACTGTGGCCAGTCTGGCCTTGTTGGTTCCTAAGAACATCTCCAGCTACCCGTCCAACGGTGAGCGCTTCACTGAAGGCCACATAGATGTGTGGTGGATTGTCCACGATGGAGGCATGCTGATGCTTCTGCCCTTCCTGCTGCGCCAGCACAAG GTGTGGAGGAAGTGCAAGATGCGCATTTTCACTGTGGCTGAGCTGGATGACAATAGTATCCAGATGAAGAAAGACCTCATCACCTTCCTTTATCACCTGCGTATAGATGCTGCAGTGGAAGTAGTGGAGATG CATGACAGTGACATCTCAGCCTACACCTATGAAAAGACACTGGTAATGGAACAACGCTCACAGATCCTCAAACAAATGCATCTGACCAAgaatgagatggagagagag ATCCAGAGCATTACAGATTCATCCCGTGGGTCCATCCGACGCAAAAACTCGTCTGCTGTGCGCTCCCTACACAGCGCTGACGAAGGAGCCAGCGTGGCAGAAAGACCAGAAGAGGAG GTTCAGCTGATCCACAGTAAGAACACCTCCATACCTGCCAGCCCCACAAGCCCAACATCCCCCGTTGCGCCTGCAGGGGGTGCTGCCACCTGGACGGACAACAAGGGTGCAGACAAAGGGAAGAACCTGACAGCAGCAAATGTTGAGGCAGGCAAAGACCTCTTCAACATGAAGCC GGAATGGGAGAACTT GAACCAGACAGACGTGAGGCGCATGCACACAGCGATGCGACTCAATGAGGTCATCTTGAAGAAGTCCAGGGAGGCAAAACTCGTCCTGCTTAACATGCCTGGACCACCCAAGAACCGTGTTGGCAATGAAAATT ACATGGAGTTCCTCGAGGTGCTCACTGAAGGTCTCAATCGGGTCCTCCTGGTGCGCGGAGGCGGACGTGAGGTCATCACCATCTACTCCTGA